From Drosophila suzukii chromosome 2R, CBGP_Dsuzu_IsoJpt1.0, whole genome shotgun sequence, a single genomic window includes:
- the ReepA gene encoding receptor expression-enhancing protein 2 isoform X13, whose amino-acid sequence MISSLFSRLIILFCGTLYPAYASYKAVRTKDVKEYVKWMMYWIVFAFFTCIETFTDIFISWLPFYYEVKVALVFWLLSPATKGSSTLYRKFVHPMLTRHEQEIDEYVNQAKERGYSAVLQLGSKGVNYATNVLMQTAIKTYALTTAPSVHGRGLHNSHSADELSRGQDMMDSTDNWLPRASSLSSIDSYTENIYEPRGDTRRLVIREVSEEVEQEDEPMGDAGAARLRDLPVRKAQPRRAAGTARTGGKRGQRSNDAEATGSSTNVIRSRRKLRDPTPDVDVETY is encoded by the exons ATTGTTCTGCGGCACCCTGTACCCGGCCTACGCCTCCTACAAGGCCGTCAGGACCAAGGATGTCAAGGAATAT GTAAAATGGATGATGTACTGGATTGTCTTTGCATTTTTCACCTGCATCGAAACATTCACGGACATCTTCATCTCCTGGCTGCCGTTCTACTACGAGGTGAAGGTGGCCCTGGTCTTCTGGCTCCTCTCGCCGGCCACAAAGGGCAGTTCGACGTTGTATCGCAAATTCGTGCATCCCATGCTGACGCGCCACGAACAG GAGATCGACGAGTACGTGAACCAGGCCAAAGAGCGGGGCTATTCGGCGGTCCTGCAGCTGGGCTCCAAGGGAGTCAACTATGCCACCAACGTCCTCATGCAGACGGCCATTAAG ACCTATGCGCTGACCACGGCTCCATCGGTCCACGGACGTGGCTTGCATAACTCCCATTCGGCGGACGAGCTGTCCCGGGGTCAGGACATGATGGACAGCACGGACAACTGGCTGCCGCGTGCCAGTTCCCTGAGCAGCATCGATAGCTACACGGAGAACATCTACGAGCCGAGGGGCGATACCAGGCGCCTGGTCATCCGTGAGGTTTCCGAGGAGGTGGAGCAAGAGGATGAGCCCATGGGTGACGCCGGAGCAGCCCGTCTGCGTGACTTGCCAGTCCGGAAGGCTCAGCCACGTCGAGCCGCCGGCACCGCCAGAACTGGAGGCAAACGTGGCCAGAGGAGCAATGATGCAGAAGCCACCGGCAGCTCTACCAATGTGATCCGTTCGCGCCGAAAGCTGCGCGATCCCACGCCCGATGTGGACGTGGAGACCTACTAG
- the ReepA gene encoding uncharacterized protein ReepA isoform X6 produces MISSLFSRLIILFCGTLYPAYASYKAVRTKDVKEYVKWMMYWIVFAFFTCIETFTDIFISWLPFYYEVKVALVFWLLSPATKGSSTLYRKFVHPMLTRHEQEIDEYVNQAKERGYSAVLQLGSKGVNYATNVLMQTAIKGGGNLVQTIKRSYSLSDLSEPDMHRTQDEMDAVMMSSMASSAVVMRSPSTGARLLRPRNQTPVGRSGSGTRHSTGMYFTEVDVTAKNAGDFNYNIRSQDDISSGYSSAEPVSGLSRTSSMTNASKGRAKSKRNELLEEMRDEVYLENQLYFQGVRGENSIPAAQELKIVESFERIPFREQEENDNAEDEDFFEAMPLIEEEINEVELSNPEPQNNFTQEEEFEDALFEEPNQLDSTQVDTKKNNDLSGEVHIEKLQNLSTNGSADTTEPHQCKPYVQPPIDPFLLVLSTSASAPDPFLPERQRPMSPREMRATLEEIKHSFRAQLEPEPSISSSPSPSLRPRANHGKGRAPPPPLPPKRHSLSPQPDAISQTSTGSVERKSGIGQLFKHIKANVLRNKANPSQRPEDEQVAARETQI; encoded by the exons ATTGTTCTGCGGCACCCTGTACCCGGCCTACGCCTCCTACAAGGCCGTCAGGACCAAGGATGTCAAGGAATAT GTAAAATGGATGATGTACTGGATTGTCTTTGCATTTTTCACCTGCATCGAAACATTCACGGACATCTTCATCTCCTGGCTGCCGTTCTACTACGAGGTGAAGGTGGCCCTGGTCTTCTGGCTCCTCTCGCCGGCCACAAAGGGCAGTTCGACGTTGTATCGCAAATTCGTGCATCCCATGCTGACGCGCCACGAACAG GAGATCGACGAGTACGTGAACCAGGCCAAAGAGCGGGGCTATTCGGCGGTCCTGCAGCTGGGCTCCAAGGGAGTCAACTATGCCACCAACGTCCTCATGCAGACGGCCATTAAG GGAGGTGGCAATCTGGTGCAGACGATCAAGCGGAGCTACAGCCTCAGCGATCTGAGCGAGCCCGATATGCATCGCACACAGGACGAAATGGACGCCGTGATGATGTCCTCGATGGCCTCGTCGGCGGTGGTCATGCGTTCGCCATCCACGGGTGCTCGTCTCCTGAGGCCAAGGAATCAGACGCCAGTGGGCAGATCCGGCAGCGGCACCCGCCACTCCACTGGCATGTATTTCACGGAGGTGGATGTGACCGCCAAGAATGCGGGCGATTTCAA CTACAACATTCGCAGCCAGGATGACATCAGCTCCGGCTACTCGAGTGCCGAGCCCGTGAGCGGTCTTAGTCGCACCTCCTCCATGACGAATGCTTCCAAGGGTCGGGCCAAGTCCAAACGCAATGAG TTGCTGGAAGAGATGAGGGACGAGGTCTACTTAGAGAACCAGCTGTACTTTCAAGGTGTGCGAGGGGAGAACTCGATTCCAGCGGCCCAAGAACTAAAGATTGTggagagctttgaaagaatccCATTTCGGGAGCAGGAGGAGAATGATAACGCGGAGGATGAGGACTTCTTTGAGGCCATGCCTTTAATAGAGGAGGAGATAAATGAAGTGGAGTTGTCCAACCCAGAACCACAAAATAATTTTACACAAGAGGAGGAGTTTGAAGATGCATTATTCGAAGAACCAAATCAACTAGATTCAACCCAAGTGGATACCAAAAAAAACAATGATTTAAGCGGGGAGGTACATATAGAGAAGTTACAAAATCTGAGTACGAATGGATCCGCCGACACTACTGAACCGCACCAATGCAAACCATATGTCCAACCACCCATAGATCCCTTTTTATTGGTTTTGAGCACTTCCGCATCCGCACCAGATCCCTTTCTGCCCGAACGACAGCGTCCAATGTCGCCTCGTGAAATGCGGGCCACCCTGGAGGAGATTAAGCACAGCTTCCGCGCACAACTCGAACCAGAGCCCTCCATATCGAGCTCCCCGTCGCCCTCCTTGCGACCCAGGGCCAACCATGGCAAGGGGCGAGCTCCACCTCCGCCCCTGCCGCCGAAGAGGCACTCGTTGAGTCCACAACCGGACGCCATCAGCCAGACATCGACGGGCAGCGTGGAACGCAAGTCAGGTATCGGCCAACTGTTCAAGCATATCAAAGCTAATGTGCTGCGTAACAAAGCTAATCCCAGCCAGCGGCCAGAGGATGAGCAGGTGGCGGCCAGAGAGACGCAGATTTGA
- the ReepA gene encoding protein YOP1 homolog isoform X12, whose translation MRPIYQQEQPLFYQRPANLRRLRHPPGTVYGRSYSLEDQPEDVIPVYPKFIYATQQQQQQRAQYPLYQLGDSLSSLESDFPENEYSGAYIVEPNVPPTPKVVQNLNALGRLLELLQRCPLPCLSFNTACICSLIVIFLAPRTCAQSLLFPAFRLFCGTLYPAYASYKAVRTKDVKEYVKWMMYWIVFAFFTCIETFTDIFISWLPFYYEVKVALVFWLLSPATKGSSTLYRKFVHPMLTRHEQEIDEYVNQAKERGYSAVLQLGSKGVNYATNVLMQTAIKRRCIK comes from the exons TACGTCATCCGCCGGGCACCGTCTACGGTCGCAGCTATTCGCTCGAGGATCAGCCGGAGGATGTGATCCCCGTCTATCCAAAGTTTATCTACGCcacacagcagcagcagcagcaaaggGCTCAGTATCCACTGTACCAGCTGGGCGACTCACTGAGCTCGCTGGAGAGTGATTTCCCCGAGAATGAGTACAGTGGAGCCTACATAGTTGAACCGAATGTTCCCCCCACGCCCAAAGTGGTCCAGAATCTCAATGCCCTAGGGCGACTCTTGGAGCTCCTGCAGCGCTGTCCTCTGCCGTGTCTCTCCTTCAACACCGCCTGCATCTGCTCGCTGATCGTCATATTTCTCGCACCGCGCACTTGTGCCCAGAGTTTACTGTTTCCCGCTTTCAGATTGTTCTGCGGCACCCTGTACCCGGCCTACGCCTCCTACAAGGCCGTCAGGACCAAGGATGTCAAGGAATAT GTAAAATGGATGATGTACTGGATTGTCTTTGCATTTTTCACCTGCATCGAAACATTCACGGACATCTTCATCTCCTGGCTGCCGTTCTACTACGAGGTGAAGGTGGCCCTGGTCTTCTGGCTCCTCTCGCCGGCCACAAAGGGCAGTTCGACGTTGTATCGCAAATTCGTGCATCCCATGCTGACGCGCCACGAACAG GAGATCGACGAGTACGTGAACCAGGCCAAAGAGCGGGGCTATTCGGCGGTCCTGCAGCTGGGCTCCAAGGGAGTCAACTATGCCACCAACGTCCTCATGCAGACGGCCATTAAG CGTCGTTGCATAAAATGA
- the ReepA gene encoding uncharacterized protein ReepA isoform X2: MRPIYQQEQPLFYQRPANLRRLRHPPGTVYGRSYSLEDQPEDVIPVYPKFIYATQQQQQQRAQYPLYQLGDSLSSLESDFPENEYSGAYIVEPNVPPTPKVVQNLNALGRLLELLQRCPLPCLSFNTACICSLIVIFLAPRTCAQSLLFPAFRLFCGTLYPAYASYKAVRTKDVKEYVKWMMYWIVFAFFTCIETFTDIFISWLPFYYEVKVALVFWLLSPATKGSSTLYRKFVHPMLTRHEQEIDEYVNQAKERGYSAVLQLGSKGVNYATNVLMQTAIKGGGNLVQTIKRSYSLSDLSEPDMHRTQDEMDAVMMSSMASSAVVMRSPSTGARLLRPRNQTPVGRSGSGTRHSTGMYFTEVDVTAKNAGDFNYNIRSQDDISSGYSSAEPVSGLSRTSSMTNASKGRAKSKRNELLEEMRDEVYLENQLYFQGVRGENSIPAAQELKIVESFERIPFREQEENDNAEDEDFFEAMPLIEEEINEVELSNPEPQNNFTQEEEFEDALFEEPNQLDSTQVDTKKNNDLSGEVHIEKLQNLSTNGSADTTEPHQCKPYVQPPIDPFLLVLSTSASAPDPFLPERQRPMSPREMRATLEEIKHSFRAQLEPEPSISSSPSPSLRPRANHGKGRAPPPPLPPKRHSLSPQPDAISQTSTGSVERKSGIGQLFKHIKANVLRNKANPSQRPEDEQVAARETQI; this comes from the exons TACGTCATCCGCCGGGCACCGTCTACGGTCGCAGCTATTCGCTCGAGGATCAGCCGGAGGATGTGATCCCCGTCTATCCAAAGTTTATCTACGCcacacagcagcagcagcagcaaaggGCTCAGTATCCACTGTACCAGCTGGGCGACTCACTGAGCTCGCTGGAGAGTGATTTCCCCGAGAATGAGTACAGTGGAGCCTACATAGTTGAACCGAATGTTCCCCCCACGCCCAAAGTGGTCCAGAATCTCAATGCCCTAGGGCGACTCTTGGAGCTCCTGCAGCGCTGTCCTCTGCCGTGTCTCTCCTTCAACACCGCCTGCATCTGCTCGCTGATCGTCATATTTCTCGCACCGCGCACTTGTGCCCAGAGTTTACTGTTTCCCGCTTTCAGATTGTTCTGCGGCACCCTGTACCCGGCCTACGCCTCCTACAAGGCCGTCAGGACCAAGGATGTCAAGGAATAT GTAAAATGGATGATGTACTGGATTGTCTTTGCATTTTTCACCTGCATCGAAACATTCACGGACATCTTCATCTCCTGGCTGCCGTTCTACTACGAGGTGAAGGTGGCCCTGGTCTTCTGGCTCCTCTCGCCGGCCACAAAGGGCAGTTCGACGTTGTATCGCAAATTCGTGCATCCCATGCTGACGCGCCACGAACAG GAGATCGACGAGTACGTGAACCAGGCCAAAGAGCGGGGCTATTCGGCGGTCCTGCAGCTGGGCTCCAAGGGAGTCAACTATGCCACCAACGTCCTCATGCAGACGGCCATTAAG GGAGGTGGCAATCTGGTGCAGACGATCAAGCGGAGCTACAGCCTCAGCGATCTGAGCGAGCCCGATATGCATCGCACACAGGACGAAATGGACGCCGTGATGATGTCCTCGATGGCCTCGTCGGCGGTGGTCATGCGTTCGCCATCCACGGGTGCTCGTCTCCTGAGGCCAAGGAATCAGACGCCAGTGGGCAGATCCGGCAGCGGCACCCGCCACTCCACTGGCATGTATTTCACGGAGGTGGATGTGACCGCCAAGAATGCGGGCGATTTCAA CTACAACATTCGCAGCCAGGATGACATCAGCTCCGGCTACTCGAGTGCCGAGCCCGTGAGCGGTCTTAGTCGCACCTCCTCCATGACGAATGCTTCCAAGGGTCGGGCCAAGTCCAAACGCAATGAG TTGCTGGAAGAGATGAGGGACGAGGTCTACTTAGAGAACCAGCTGTACTTTCAAGGTGTGCGAGGGGAGAACTCGATTCCAGCGGCCCAAGAACTAAAGATTGTggagagctttgaaagaatccCATTTCGGGAGCAGGAGGAGAATGATAACGCGGAGGATGAGGACTTCTTTGAGGCCATGCCTTTAATAGAGGAGGAGATAAATGAAGTGGAGTTGTCCAACCCAGAACCACAAAATAATTTTACACAAGAGGAGGAGTTTGAAGATGCATTATTCGAAGAACCAAATCAACTAGATTCAACCCAAGTGGATACCAAAAAAAACAATGATTTAAGCGGGGAGGTACATATAGAGAAGTTACAAAATCTGAGTACGAATGGATCCGCCGACACTACTGAACCGCACCAATGCAAACCATATGTCCAACCACCCATAGATCCCTTTTTATTGGTTTTGAGCACTTCCGCATCCGCACCAGATCCCTTTCTGCCCGAACGACAGCGTCCAATGTCGCCTCGTGAAATGCGGGCCACCCTGGAGGAGATTAAGCACAGCTTCCGCGCACAACTCGAACCAGAGCCCTCCATATCGAGCTCCCCGTCGCCCTCCTTGCGACCCAGGGCCAACCATGGCAAGGGGCGAGCTCCACCTCCGCCCCTGCCGCCGAAGAGGCACTCGTTGAGTCCACAACCGGACGCCATCAGCCAGACATCGACGGGCAGCGTGGAACGCAAGTCAGGTATCGGCCAACTGTTCAAGCATATCAAAGCTAATGTGCTGCGTAACAAAGCTAATCCCAGCCAGCGGCCAGAGGATGAGCAGGTGGCGGCCAGAGAGACGCAGATTTGA
- the ReepA gene encoding uncharacterized protein ReepA isoform X10 yields MRPIYQQEQPLFYQRPANLRRLRHPPGTVYGRSYSLEDQPEDVIPVYPKFIYATQQQQQQRAQYPLYQLGDSLSSLESDFPENEYSGAYIVEPNVPPTPKVVQNLNALGRLLELLQRCPLPCLSFNTACICSLIVIFLAPRTCAQSLLFPAFRLFCGTLYPAYASYKAVRTKDVKEYVKWMMYWIVFAFFTCIETFTDIFISWLPFYYEVKVALVFWLLSPATKGSSTLYRKFVHPMLTRHEQEIDEYVNQAKERGYSAVLQLGSKGVNYATNVLMQTAIKGGGNLVQTIKRSYSLSDLSEPDMHRTQDEMDAVMMSSMASSAVVMRSPSTGARLLRPRNQTPVGRSGSGTRHSTGMYFTEVDVTAKNAGDFNYNIRSQDDISSGYSSAEPVSGLSRTSSMTNASKGRAKSKRNEIGVG; encoded by the exons TACGTCATCCGCCGGGCACCGTCTACGGTCGCAGCTATTCGCTCGAGGATCAGCCGGAGGATGTGATCCCCGTCTATCCAAAGTTTATCTACGCcacacagcagcagcagcagcaaaggGCTCAGTATCCACTGTACCAGCTGGGCGACTCACTGAGCTCGCTGGAGAGTGATTTCCCCGAGAATGAGTACAGTGGAGCCTACATAGTTGAACCGAATGTTCCCCCCACGCCCAAAGTGGTCCAGAATCTCAATGCCCTAGGGCGACTCTTGGAGCTCCTGCAGCGCTGTCCTCTGCCGTGTCTCTCCTTCAACACCGCCTGCATCTGCTCGCTGATCGTCATATTTCTCGCACCGCGCACTTGTGCCCAGAGTTTACTGTTTCCCGCTTTCAGATTGTTCTGCGGCACCCTGTACCCGGCCTACGCCTCCTACAAGGCCGTCAGGACCAAGGATGTCAAGGAATAT GTAAAATGGATGATGTACTGGATTGTCTTTGCATTTTTCACCTGCATCGAAACATTCACGGACATCTTCATCTCCTGGCTGCCGTTCTACTACGAGGTGAAGGTGGCCCTGGTCTTCTGGCTCCTCTCGCCGGCCACAAAGGGCAGTTCGACGTTGTATCGCAAATTCGTGCATCCCATGCTGACGCGCCACGAACAG GAGATCGACGAGTACGTGAACCAGGCCAAAGAGCGGGGCTATTCGGCGGTCCTGCAGCTGGGCTCCAAGGGAGTCAACTATGCCACCAACGTCCTCATGCAGACGGCCATTAAG GGAGGTGGCAATCTGGTGCAGACGATCAAGCGGAGCTACAGCCTCAGCGATCTGAGCGAGCCCGATATGCATCGCACACAGGACGAAATGGACGCCGTGATGATGTCCTCGATGGCCTCGTCGGCGGTGGTCATGCGTTCGCCATCCACGGGTGCTCGTCTCCTGAGGCCAAGGAATCAGACGCCAGTGGGCAGATCCGGCAGCGGCACCCGCCACTCCACTGGCATGTATTTCACGGAGGTGGATGTGACCGCCAAGAATGCGGGCGATTTCAA CTACAACATTCGCAGCCAGGATGACATCAGCTCCGGCTACTCGAGTGCCGAGCCCGTGAGCGGTCTTAGTCGCACCTCCTCCATGACGAATGCTTCCAAGGGTCGGGCCAAGTCCAAACGCAATGAG ATTGGTGTTGGTTAG
- the ReepA gene encoding uncharacterized protein ReepA isoform X5, which translates to MISSLFSRLIILFCGTLYPAYASYKAVRTKDVKEYVKWMMYWIVFAFFTCIETFTDIFISWLPFYYEVKVALVFWLLSPATKGSSTLYRKFVHPMLTRHEQEIDEYVNQAKERGYSAVLQLGSKGVNYATNVLMQTAIKGGGNLVQTIKRSYSLSDLSEPDMHRTQDEMDAVMMSSMASSAVVMRSPSTGARLLRPRNQTPVGRSGSGTRHSTGMYFTEVDVTAKNAGDFNYNIRSQDDISSGYSSAEPVSGLSRTSSMTNASKGRAKSKRNEQLLEEMRDEVYLENQLYFQGVRGENSIPAAQELKIVESFERIPFREQEENDNAEDEDFFEAMPLIEEEINEVELSNPEPQNNFTQEEEFEDALFEEPNQLDSTQVDTKKNNDLSGEVHIEKLQNLSTNGSADTTEPHQCKPYVQPPIDPFLLVLSTSASAPDPFLPERQRPMSPREMRATLEEIKHSFRAQLEPEPSISSSPSPSLRPRANHGKGRAPPPPLPPKRHSLSPQPDAISQTSTGSVERKSGIGQLFKHIKANVLRNKANPSQRPEDEQVAARETQI; encoded by the exons ATTGTTCTGCGGCACCCTGTACCCGGCCTACGCCTCCTACAAGGCCGTCAGGACCAAGGATGTCAAGGAATAT GTAAAATGGATGATGTACTGGATTGTCTTTGCATTTTTCACCTGCATCGAAACATTCACGGACATCTTCATCTCCTGGCTGCCGTTCTACTACGAGGTGAAGGTGGCCCTGGTCTTCTGGCTCCTCTCGCCGGCCACAAAGGGCAGTTCGACGTTGTATCGCAAATTCGTGCATCCCATGCTGACGCGCCACGAACAG GAGATCGACGAGTACGTGAACCAGGCCAAAGAGCGGGGCTATTCGGCGGTCCTGCAGCTGGGCTCCAAGGGAGTCAACTATGCCACCAACGTCCTCATGCAGACGGCCATTAAG GGAGGTGGCAATCTGGTGCAGACGATCAAGCGGAGCTACAGCCTCAGCGATCTGAGCGAGCCCGATATGCATCGCACACAGGACGAAATGGACGCCGTGATGATGTCCTCGATGGCCTCGTCGGCGGTGGTCATGCGTTCGCCATCCACGGGTGCTCGTCTCCTGAGGCCAAGGAATCAGACGCCAGTGGGCAGATCCGGCAGCGGCACCCGCCACTCCACTGGCATGTATTTCACGGAGGTGGATGTGACCGCCAAGAATGCGGGCGATTTCAA CTACAACATTCGCAGCCAGGATGACATCAGCTCCGGCTACTCGAGTGCCGAGCCCGTGAGCGGTCTTAGTCGCACCTCCTCCATGACGAATGCTTCCAAGGGTCGGGCCAAGTCCAAACGCAATGAG CAGTTGCTGGAAGAGATGAGGGACGAGGTCTACTTAGAGAACCAGCTGTACTTTCAAGGTGTGCGAGGGGAGAACTCGATTCCAGCGGCCCAAGAACTAAAGATTGTggagagctttgaaagaatccCATTTCGGGAGCAGGAGGAGAATGATAACGCGGAGGATGAGGACTTCTTTGAGGCCATGCCTTTAATAGAGGAGGAGATAAATGAAGTGGAGTTGTCCAACCCAGAACCACAAAATAATTTTACACAAGAGGAGGAGTTTGAAGATGCATTATTCGAAGAACCAAATCAACTAGATTCAACCCAAGTGGATACCAAAAAAAACAATGATTTAAGCGGGGAGGTACATATAGAGAAGTTACAAAATCTGAGTACGAATGGATCCGCCGACACTACTGAACCGCACCAATGCAAACCATATGTCCAACCACCCATAGATCCCTTTTTATTGGTTTTGAGCACTTCCGCATCCGCACCAGATCCCTTTCTGCCCGAACGACAGCGTCCAATGTCGCCTCGTGAAATGCGGGCCACCCTGGAGGAGATTAAGCACAGCTTCCGCGCACAACTCGAACCAGAGCCCTCCATATCGAGCTCCCCGTCGCCCTCCTTGCGACCCAGGGCCAACCATGGCAAGGGGCGAGCTCCACCTCCGCCCCTGCCGCCGAAGAGGCACTCGTTGAGTCCACAACCGGACGCCATCAGCCAGACATCGACGGGCAGCGTGGAACGCAAGTCAGGTATCGGCCAACTGTTCAAGCATATCAAAGCTAATGTGCTGCGTAACAAAGCTAATCCCAGCCAGCGGCCAGAGGATGAGCAGGTGGCGGCCAGAGAGACGCAGATTTGA
- the ReepA gene encoding receptor expression-enhancing protein 2 isoform X9, which translates to MRPIYQQEQPLFYQRPANLRRLRHPPGTVYGRSYSLEDQPEDVIPVYPKFIYATQQQQQQRAQYPLYQLGDSLSSLESDFPENEYSGAYIVEPNVPPTPKVVQNLNALGRLLELLQRCPLPCLSFNTACICSLIVIFLAPRTCAQSLLFPAFRLFCGTLYPAYASYKAVRTKDVKEYVKWMMYWIVFAFFTCIETFTDIFISWLPFYYEVKVALVFWLLSPATKGSSTLYRKFVHPMLTRHEQEIDEYVNQAKERGYSAVLQLGSKGVNYATNVLMQTAIKTYALTTAPSVHGRGLHNSHSADELSRGQDMMDSTDNWLPRASSLSSIDSYTENIYEPRGDTRRLVIREVSEEVEQEDEPMGDAGAARLRDLPVRKAQPRRAAGTARTGGKRGQRSNDAEATGSSTNVIRSRRKLRDPTPDVDVETY; encoded by the exons TACGTCATCCGCCGGGCACCGTCTACGGTCGCAGCTATTCGCTCGAGGATCAGCCGGAGGATGTGATCCCCGTCTATCCAAAGTTTATCTACGCcacacagcagcagcagcagcaaaggGCTCAGTATCCACTGTACCAGCTGGGCGACTCACTGAGCTCGCTGGAGAGTGATTTCCCCGAGAATGAGTACAGTGGAGCCTACATAGTTGAACCGAATGTTCCCCCCACGCCCAAAGTGGTCCAGAATCTCAATGCCCTAGGGCGACTCTTGGAGCTCCTGCAGCGCTGTCCTCTGCCGTGTCTCTCCTTCAACACCGCCTGCATCTGCTCGCTGATCGTCATATTTCTCGCACCGCGCACTTGTGCCCAGAGTTTACTGTTTCCCGCTTTCAGATTGTTCTGCGGCACCCTGTACCCGGCCTACGCCTCCTACAAGGCCGTCAGGACCAAGGATGTCAAGGAATAT GTAAAATGGATGATGTACTGGATTGTCTTTGCATTTTTCACCTGCATCGAAACATTCACGGACATCTTCATCTCCTGGCTGCCGTTCTACTACGAGGTGAAGGTGGCCCTGGTCTTCTGGCTCCTCTCGCCGGCCACAAAGGGCAGTTCGACGTTGTATCGCAAATTCGTGCATCCCATGCTGACGCGCCACGAACAG GAGATCGACGAGTACGTGAACCAGGCCAAAGAGCGGGGCTATTCGGCGGTCCTGCAGCTGGGCTCCAAGGGAGTCAACTATGCCACCAACGTCCTCATGCAGACGGCCATTAAG ACCTATGCGCTGACCACGGCTCCATCGGTCCACGGACGTGGCTTGCATAACTCCCATTCGGCGGACGAGCTGTCCCGGGGTCAGGACATGATGGACAGCACGGACAACTGGCTGCCGCGTGCCAGTTCCCTGAGCAGCATCGATAGCTACACGGAGAACATCTACGAGCCGAGGGGCGATACCAGGCGCCTGGTCATCCGTGAGGTTTCCGAGGAGGTGGAGCAAGAGGATGAGCCCATGGGTGACGCCGGAGCAGCCCGTCTGCGTGACTTGCCAGTCCGGAAGGCTCAGCCACGTCGAGCCGCCGGCACCGCCAGAACTGGAGGCAAACGTGGCCAGAGGAGCAATGATGCAGAAGCCACCGGCAGCTCTACCAATGTGATCCGTTCGCGCCGAAAGCTGCGCGATCCCACGCCCGATGTGGACGTGGAGACCTACTAG